In Amaranthus tricolor cultivar Red isolate AtriRed21 chromosome 3, ASM2621246v1, whole genome shotgun sequence, a single window of DNA contains:
- the LOC130807565 gene encoding WAT1-related protein At3g28050-like: MWEIKVGLLLLAMEIMNVSSNTLGKAAMAKGLSNYIFTTYTHGVAFLFLIPIAFLFHRKNPAPPISIGIILRLCLLGVLCGGCSIFLYIGIRYSSPTLASATNNLSPAFTFIMGIIFRMEVLNLRNESSILKSVGTIISIGGAFIVTLYQGMAITIFPASPTESSLSSLLIIESDIQPNWTFGGLFLVFSCIFLSLSYVAKTWIARDFNSEILITLISFFFETIFAASVTLLAETDTSVWTPTLGIEIIALLFGALEVGVVNTVQTWACGKKGPLFVAMFKPLQMIIAVILGVSFLGDVLHLGSLIGGTIIAIGFYTVMKGKSEEESKKEVDESRFIYSSDDDSSPHKLPLLPNQIQSV; this comes from the exons atgtGGGAAATAAAAGTAGGATTATTGCTGTTAGCAATGGAGATAATGAATGTAAGTTCCAATACATTGGGCAAAGCAGCCATGGCGAAGGGATTAAGCAACTATATCTTCACTACTTACACTCATGGCGTTGCTTTTTTATTCCTTATTCCCATTGCTTTTCTTTTCCACAG GAAAAACCCAGCTCCACCCATAAGTATTGGTATTATACTAAGGCTTTGTCTGCTTGGAGTTCTCTG CGGAGGTTGCTCCATCTTCTTGTACATCGGAATACGTTATAGTTCACCGACCCTTGCTTCAGCAACAAACAATCTTTCCCCTGCCTTTACTTTCATAATGGGCATCATTTTCAG GATGGAGGTTTTGAACCTAAGAAATGAGAGTAGCATACTGAAATCAGTTGGAACTATAATTTCAATAGGGGGAGCTTTTATAGTGACATTGTATCAAGGAATGGCCATTACTATCTTCCCTGCTTCACCTACCGAATCCTCTCTATCTTCTCTTCTTATTATTGAAAGTGATATTCAACCAAATTGGACATTTGGAGGCTTATTCCTCGTTTTTAGTTGCATATTTCTGTCACTTTCATACGTTGCCAAG ACATGGATAGCAAGGGACTTTAATTCAGAGATATTAATCACACTCATAAGTTTCTTCTTCGAAACGATATTCGCAGCATCAGTTACCCTTTTGGCAGAAACAGATACAAGCGTTTGGACACCTACTCTTGGCATTGAGATTATTGCTCTTCTCTTTGGG GCTTTGGAAGTTGGTGTGGTAAATACAGTCCAAACATGGGCTTGTGGAAAGAAGGGACCATTGTTTGTAGCAATGTTTAAACCTCTTCAAATGATAATTGCTGTGATTCTGGGAGTGTCTTTCCTTGGAGATGTTCTCCATCTTGGAag TTTGATTGGAGGAACAATCATAGCAATTGGGTTTTACACGGTGATGAAAGGAAAATCAGAAGAAGAATCGAAGAAAGAAGTTGATGAAAGTAGATTCATATATTCTTCCGATGATGATTCATCTCCTCATAAACTCCCTCTTTTACCAAACCAAATCCAAAGtgtataa
- the LOC130807566 gene encoding WAT1-related protein At1g70260-like, with protein sequence MEKSGISSEGKMWDIIPFITMFIIEGCTIALTITAKSAMAIGMSQFVFVAYSNALSSILLLLYCLFYHRDSMKKVFNADLLTRFFLLGLTGITIAQNLAFTGLRDSSPIVVCAMGLLLPSFQFFLNLVLRKAQLKLKNKSTRIKIIGVLVSFIGATTVAVYLGPSILNGPIIGPIRFRLQGSSKPFFIFISTTEEWMFGTFLLACATFFIAIWSMIQVSTFTRFPDMMVIVTCYTIFGTIQTFFVDIIANGDLNAWKLKWDLELLIIVLTAIFGTLVRSRIQAWIMGMKGPMYVAMFKPAGIFWANFFGESFFGTLCYGSVIGTIVVGVGYYTVLWGVKEEAKKAQEYSVKPASSDIKTPLLQNQNGDEQV encoded by the exons ATGGAGAAGAGTGGAATAAGTAGTGAAGGAAAGATGTGGGATATAATCCCATTTATAACAATGTTTATAATAGAAGGATGTACAATTGCTTTAACAATAACAGCAAAATCTGCCATGGCAATTGGGATGAGTCAGTTTGTATTTGTGGCTTACTCTAATGCTCTTTCttctattcttcttcttctttattGTCTCTTCTATCATAGAGATAG tATGAAAAAGGTTTTCAATGCGGATCTTCTCACTCGATTCTTCCTCCTTGGTCTTACTGG GATAACAATAGCTCAGAACCTTGCATTTACGGGGTTACGTGACAGCTCACCAATAGTTGTATGTGCAATGGGACTTTTACTTCCATCCTTTCAGTTCTTCCTCAACCTTGTTCTCAG GAAAGCTCAGTTAAAGTTGAAGAACAAAAGCACTAGAATCAAGATTATAGGAGTCCTAGTGTCTTTCATTGGAGCAACTACAGTGGCCGTTTATTTGGGCCCTTCTATCCTTAATGGGCCAATTATTGGGCCTATAAGGTTCCGTCTTCAAGGGTCGTCTAAGCCTTTCTTCATTTTTATTTCTACCACTGAAGAATGGATGTTTGGCACCTTTTTACTTGCTTGTGCTACCTTCTTCATTGCCATTTGGAGTATGATccag GTTTCAACATTCACAAGATTCCCTGATATGATGGTGATAGTAACTTGCTATACCATCTTTGGAACAATCCAAACTTTCTTTGTGGATATTATTGCCAATGGAGATTTGAATGCTTGGAAATTAAAGTGGGATTTGGAGCTTCTTATCATTGTCTTAACT GCCATATTTGGAACACTAGTTCGTAGCAGAATCCAAGCATGGATCATGGGTATGAAGGGACCCATGTACGTGGCCATGTTTAAGCCCGCTGGGATATTTTGGGCCAACTTTTTTGGCGAAAGTTTCTTTGGCACTCTTTGTTACGGAAG TGTTATAGGCACAATTGTGGTAGGAGTGGGTTACTATACAGTATTGTGGGGAGTCAAGGAAGAAGCCAAAAAAGCTCAAGAATATTCTGTCAAACCTGCTTCATCTGACATCAAAACTCCTCTTTTGCAAAATCAAAATGGCGATGAACAAGTGTGA